The following proteins are encoded in a genomic region of Desulfurococcaceae archaeon:
- a CDS encoding family 1 encapsulin nanocompartment shell protein, whose translation MSKNPLDLVPGKKLSREEVAEALRLSIIAELDAINLYLQLSRAVDDERFKKVFEDIAREEKTHVGEFLALLKHLDPEQVEELRKGEEEVKELAGVKAPGPGNGSTANSPSRNGGFEETVVREVKKLTGSARVLTKKLPTTLIGRGADSVSVERAGEKLERAIIPLCEISHRFIISQRAVDYSAKTGQHIEMPGAIGAALSLATEEDRAVTETLLREGKIRLPLGTWDDPGASVVDIAKAVSELVVRGFRRPYMLIINQARYVKLLAVSEKTGVTDLERIKMLVDEVVVFGGVPEDKALVISATPDVLDVVYGGDAEVDYLGPEDGYHAFRLWSTMAVRVRNPDGIVVMEVVRSGH comes from the coding sequence ATGTCCAAGAACCCCCTGGACCTGGTTCCCGGTAAAAAGCTCTCTAGGGAAGAGGTTGCGGAAGCCTTAAGGCTTTCAATCATCGCGGAGCTAGACGCCATCAACCTCTACCTTCAGCTATCTAGGGCGGTAGACGATGAGAGGTTTAAGAAGGTTTTTGAGGACATAGCTCGCGAGGAGAAAACGCACGTTGGTGAATTCTTAGCTTTACTTAAACACCTCGATCCCGAGCAGGTAGAGGAGTTAAGGAAGGGCGAGGAAGAAGTCAAAGAGCTGGCAGGAGTAAAGGCACCTGGTCCTGGAAACGGCTCGACAGCGAATAGCCCTAGTAGAAACGGTGGTTTTGAAGAGACTGTTGTGCGCGAGGTTAAGAAGCTAACGGGCTCCGCGAGAGTATTAACTAAGAAGCTACCTACAACCTTGATTGGACGAGGCGCGGACTCCGTTTCAGTGGAGCGTGCCGGTGAAAAACTCGAGAGAGCGATCATCCCACTCTGCGAGATAAGCCACCGATTTATAATCTCCCAGCGAGCAGTAGACTACTCGGCTAAGACAGGGCAGCACATCGAGATGCCGGGTGCCATTGGCGCTGCCCTAAGCCTAGCAACCGAAGAGGACAGGGCTGTAACTGAGACTCTGCTGAGAGAAGGCAAGATAAGGCTACCACTAGGTACGTGGGATGATCCAGGCGCATCCGTAGTGGACATCGCTAAAGCGGTGTCAGAGCTCGTAGTACGCGGTTTCAGGCGACCCTACATGCTAATTATTAATCAAGCGCGTTACGTCAAGCTACTTGCCGTTAGCGAGAAAACCGGCGTAACGGATCTCGAAAGGATTAAGATGCTCGTAGACGAGGTTGTAGTCTTCGGCGGTGTGCCGGAGGATAAGGCATTAGTCATCTCGGCTACGCCAGATGTGCTAGATGTTGTCTATGGGGGTGATGCCGAGGTGGATTATCTCGGCCCAGAAGATGGTTACCACGCATTTAGGCTCTGGTCAACGATGGCTGTGAGGGTTAGAAATCCCGACGGGATAGTCGTAATGGAGGTTGTGCGAAGTGGACATTAG
- a CDS encoding ferritin-like domain-containing protein encodes MDIRELLELAQLEETYARELEKLAQSIKHPALRALLESIAKDSEKHALMYKAMTELIIKTQPFISEKEYGEIAEVMGKHIETEMKMLEKAKDILSSSGDPRIKLLVSAIVDDETRHHKLLLSIKGNIAEAETLTEELLWQMIWKESPWHGAPGG; translated from the coding sequence GTGGACATTAGAGAACTGCTCGAACTCGCACAGCTCGAAGAGACGTACGCCAGGGAACTTGAAAAGCTGGCTCAATCGATCAAACACCCCGCACTGAGGGCCCTGCTCGAAAGCATCGCCAAGGACTCTGAAAAGCACGCATTGATGTATAAAGCTATGACAGAGCTAATAATAAAAACGCAGCCATTCATTAGCGAAAAGGAGTATGGTGAAATTGCCGAAGTAATGGGCAAGCACATAGAAACGGAGATGAAAATGCTTGAAAAGGCTAAGGACATTCTATCATCAAGTGGAGACCCCAGGATAAAGTTGCTGGTCTCAGCGATAGTAGACGATGAGACTAGGCATCACAAGCTACTACTAAGCATTAAGGGCAATATAGCCGAGGCTGAAACCCTTACAGAAGAGCTACTATGGCAAATGATCTGGAAGGAGAGCCCCTGGCACGGGGCGCCAGGTGGCTAG
- a CDS encoding ferritin codes for MDQEILEALNKQLNQELRNAYFYLAMAAHFDHASLSGFAHYFKVQAREELEHAMKIYEYVNARGARVELQDVTVAKKEWNSVSEAVRDFYEAERANTQRIWNLVDLARRHGDKATEAFLQWFVNEQVEEEEQALDLLNKVEMIKDNVAALLALDKVLSERK; via the coding sequence ATGGATCAGGAGATTCTAGAGGCGTTGAATAAGCAGTTAAACCAGGAGCTCAGGAACGCGTACTTTTACCTGGCAATGGCGGCCCACTTCGATCACGCATCACTGAGCGGTTTCGCTCATTACTTCAAAGTACAGGCCCGTGAAGAGCTGGAACACGCCATGAAGATCTACGAGTATGTAAATGCGAGGGGAGCACGCGTAGAGTTACAAGACGTGACGGTAGCGAAAAAGGAGTGGAACAGCGTCTCAGAGGCGGTCAGGGACTTCTACGAGGCGGAGAGAGCGAACACACAAAGAATATGGAACCTGGTGGACTTAGCTAGGAGGCATGGAGATAAGGCAACGGAGGCGTTCTTGCAGTGGTTTGTGAATGAGCAGGTTGAGGAGGAGGAGCAAGCACTCGATCTGCTGAACAAGGTTGAAATGATCAAAGACAACGTTGCCGCATTACTAGCACTAGATAAGGTCTTATCCGAGAGGAAATGA
- a CDS encoding DUF2258 domain-containing protein: MGADPQAEAKELSSGLVIAGAYSGKIRRTLFAQLRDVVKQDKEFTKEIARASAELNVVLFNILVNELKIDKGDVVRVRINYSLDPHNRRIVWDYNSLRVEAFKRVPDEQVTRAVYDIVRNRLSHILETFRLAPKAVEEAVKAFEVPEEKAEEAIGPPPIPPPPAIQPGLVKLSDIVGSADVIGETIDGGVLVKLTSREGQSIGIVTISPSGDEVLIDAIVVYGGVSRRYTARSRGRVGMFAEEPSRVVGELEKVTPVELPRDQAELLIREKMQSLL; encoded by the coding sequence TTGGGCGCGGATCCTCAAGCCGAGGCGAAAGAGCTGAGTAGTGGGCTAGTAATAGCGGGAGCGTACTCCGGCAAGATCAGGAGAACGCTGTTTGCTCAGCTGAGAGATGTCGTTAAACAGGACAAGGAGTTCACTAAGGAGATCGCGCGTGCCTCAGCTGAACTAAACGTGGTTTTATTCAATATTCTCGTCAACGAGCTGAAGATTGATAAGGGTGACGTGGTCAGGGTGAGAATAAACTATTCGCTAGATCCGCACAATAGGAGGATTGTGTGGGATTACAACTCGCTACGGGTAGAGGCCTTTAAGAGGGTGCCTGATGAGCAGGTTACGAGAGCTGTTTACGACATTGTGAGGAACAGGCTTAGCCACATACTAGAGACGTTTAGATTAGCCCCCAAAGCGGTAGAGGAAGCTGTAAAGGCCTTCGAAGTACCGGAGGAAAAAGCCGAAGAAGCTATTGGGCCCCCACCGATACCTCCTCCACCAGCCATTCAACCGGGGCTCGTAAAGCTCTCAGACATTGTGGGTTCGGCGGATGTGATAGGCGAAACAATAGATGGAGGCGTGCTCGTAAAGCTGACGAGTAGAGAAGGGCAGTCCATAGGTATAGTTACAATATCTCCTAGTGGTGATGAGGTGCTAATCGACGCGATCGTCGTTTACGGCGGTGTATCTAGAAGGTACACCGCGAGGTCCCGAGGTAGAGTTGGAATGTTCGCCGAGGAGCCGAGCAGGGTTGTGGGAGAACTAGAGAAAGTCACCCCCGTGGAGTTACCAAGAGATCAGGCGGAACTACTTATCCGCGAGAAAATGCAGTCACTCCTCTAA
- a CDS encoding SIS domain-containing protein: MGVLDAYLKWTVQVKQAIALWGAYTVKGAFDEVVVAGMGGSGIVGDYLQVLSTASGTIPVYVVKSHTVPGFIDRGTLFIAVSYSGDTLETVLALRHALRKRVTAITVSSGGALREEALKNNLLHIPLPQGLLPRVSLPAMLYSVLGVLDASGYPVVPKGEASASVEFLEEYMDECVEVSENLANWLFVDVVLGSRLPVIASHSPLEALAIRGKNEFNENSKLVVKVDVAPEWMHNDIVGYEKPVYRKYGVLEIVDPENTVGVKLVNFMERVYSENNAVYFRLELRGRNMLEKLMYGSLILGLASVKLAERRLLDPAETKSILLYKRSVREIFSE, from the coding sequence GTGGGCGTGTTAGACGCGTACCTCAAGTGGACCGTGCAAGTAAAGCAGGCGATCGCTCTTTGGGGGGCATATACCGTGAAGGGGGCGTTCGACGAAGTGGTTGTAGCCGGTATGGGTGGTAGTGGAATCGTTGGCGACTACTTACAGGTACTCTCAACGGCGAGCGGCACTATACCCGTTTACGTCGTCAAGTCGCACACCGTTCCAGGCTTTATTGACAGGGGTACCTTATTTATCGCAGTAAGCTATAGTGGCGACACACTCGAAACCGTTCTCGCACTTAGGCATGCCCTTAGAAAACGCGTAACAGCTATAACGGTCTCGAGCGGTGGCGCGCTTCGAGAGGAAGCTCTAAAAAACAACTTGCTTCACATACCGCTACCCCAAGGCCTCCTACCTCGAGTGTCACTGCCCGCAATGCTCTACAGCGTTCTTGGAGTACTCGATGCCAGCGGCTACCCCGTGGTCCCGAAAGGTGAGGCAAGTGCCAGCGTAGAGTTCTTGGAGGAGTACATGGATGAGTGTGTGGAGGTGTCGGAAAACCTGGCTAACTGGCTCTTCGTAGACGTTGTCCTCGGGTCAAGGTTACCGGTTATAGCGTCTCACAGCCCATTAGAGGCACTCGCTATTAGAGGTAAAAACGAGTTTAACGAGAACAGCAAGCTCGTAGTTAAAGTAGACGTGGCCCCGGAGTGGATGCACAACGACATTGTAGGCTACGAGAAGCCGGTTTACAGGAAATACGGGGTACTGGAAATCGTAGATCCCGAGAACACCGTTGGGGTGAAACTCGTAAACTTCATGGAGAGGGTCTACTCGGAAAACAACGCCGTTTACTTTAGGCTCGAACTACGCGGTAGGAACATGCTAGAAAAGCTAATGTATGGAAGCCTGATTCTAGGACTTGCAAGTGTAAAGCTGGCAGAAAGGCGTTTACTTGATCCGGCCGAGACGAAAAGCATATTGCTGTACAAGAGGTCCGTAAGGGAGATCTTCTCCGAATAG
- a CDS encoding tyrosine-type recombinase/integrase, producing the protein MSNLLEGALVPKLDLGEAPDGVLELSNEDILKEFESTLRAAGASRETIKSYMAAIRDFMSFTRNKPLREVTVRDVIAWRNERLANGFTGAKTSDKYKWQVTLHYYSVLLRRFFKWLGLRIRVLGTKKLPARVDALSEEEVGALLAAASKPVDKLIVSLLVTTGLRSRELLNLKVEDVDLGKQIIRVRSAKYGKERLVTAPLEVFEYLGAWIKLNGLQPGDRLFKISYSALYKKLKRLAKRAGVDPSKTRPHVLRHTFATIAIRRGMSLASLQRLLGHSDIRTTQVYLHITIDDIKREYEEKIGGSITRSKPCPACNRPIQLDALFCPYCGKAVGERIEGVTVG; encoded by the coding sequence ATGAGCAATTTACTCGAAGGGGCATTAGTGCCGAAACTCGATCTAGGCGAGGCGCCGGACGGCGTACTGGAACTAAGTAATGAGGACATACTGAAGGAGTTCGAGTCCACTTTACGGGCTGCTGGCGCATCCAGAGAGACCATTAAATCGTACATGGCCGCGATAAGGGATTTCATGTCCTTTACACGTAATAAACCCCTCCGAGAGGTCACCGTGAGAGACGTCATCGCGTGGAGGAATGAAAGGCTAGCTAACGGGTTCACAGGAGCTAAGACTAGTGATAAGTACAAGTGGCAGGTAACGCTCCACTATTACAGTGTACTGTTGAGAAGGTTTTTCAAGTGGCTTGGTTTGCGGATAAGAGTGCTGGGTACTAAGAAGTTGCCAGCCCGCGTAGATGCCCTAAGCGAGGAGGAAGTCGGTGCATTGCTTGCCGCGGCCAGCAAGCCGGTGGACAAGTTAATAGTTAGCCTTCTCGTGACAACGGGCCTTCGGAGTAGAGAGTTGCTCAACCTAAAGGTCGAGGATGTAGACCTCGGTAAGCAGATCATAAGAGTACGGTCAGCTAAGTACGGTAAAGAACGGCTCGTAACAGCCCCTCTCGAGGTATTCGAATATCTAGGTGCGTGGATCAAACTTAACGGGCTCCAGCCTGGAGACAGGTTGTTTAAGATATCCTACAGTGCACTCTACAAGAAGCTGAAAAGGCTGGCGAAGAGGGCAGGCGTAGACCCCTCTAAGACTAGGCCGCACGTACTTAGGCACACCTTTGCCACTATAGCTATCAGGCGAGGCATGAGCCTAGCCAGTCTCCAGAGGCTACTAGGGCACAGCGACATTAGGACTACGCAAGTCTACCTTCACATAACCATAGATGACATTAAGCGTGAGTACGAGGAGAAAATCGGGGGCTCAATAACCAGGTCAAAACCCTGCCCCGCGTGTAATAGGCCTATACAGCTAGACGCGCTATTCTGCCCGTACTGCGGAAAAGCGGTGGGAGAGCGCATTGAAGGCGTAACAGTGGGCTGA
- a CDS encoding ZIP family metal transporter — protein sequence MGPVDLLVAGIQEITTSLVVQAFLAACIGFLLTVGGALPALVGIGVREKTLAYGMGFAAGTMISASFTSLLMPALEVGGVIPATAGFLVGALVVHIVNSLLPHEHVTRGYEGPEKLKRKLKVAWLIAFAMIIHNIPEGAAVGAAMVESTRGGVLLAIAIGIQNMPEGLATVLPLISLKRDLKQAIVLVMLSGVVEPVAAAGAAMLVTTFRGLLPYMLSFAAGAMMYVVSHEIIPETHEEGREIRFTAGLMVGLILMLVLDAYYG from the coding sequence TTGGGCCCGGTAGACCTACTCGTCGCGGGCATTCAGGAGATAACGACCTCGCTAGTAGTTCAAGCGTTTTTAGCGGCGTGTATAGGCTTCCTACTCACAGTCGGCGGCGCGCTCCCAGCCCTTGTGGGGATTGGAGTACGCGAGAAAACACTAGCATATGGTATGGGCTTTGCGGCGGGCACCATGATCTCGGCTTCCTTTACTTCCTTGCTGATGCCTGCTTTAGAGGTAGGAGGAGTGATCCCAGCTACAGCCGGCTTCCTCGTAGGTGCGTTGGTCGTTCACATCGTAAACAGCCTATTGCCGCACGAACACGTGACCAGGGGGTATGAGGGCCCCGAGAAGCTTAAAAGGAAGCTAAAAGTAGCCTGGCTCATCGCGTTTGCAATGATAATTCATAACATTCCCGAAGGCGCAGCCGTAGGAGCAGCCATGGTTGAGTCTACTAGGGGCGGTGTTTTACTCGCCATAGCTATAGGCATACAGAACATGCCCGAAGGGCTAGCCACAGTCCTTCCCTTAATTTCTCTTAAAAGAGACCTCAAGCAGGCTATAGTCCTAGTAATGCTTAGCGGAGTCGTAGAGCCGGTAGCGGCAGCGGGCGCTGCAATGCTAGTCACCACTTTCAGAGGACTTCTTCCATACATGTTATCGTTTGCTGCCGGGGCAATGATGTATGTTGTAAGCCACGAAATTATACCAGAAACCCATGAAGAGGGGAGAGAAATACGGTTTACTGCGGGTTTAATGGTGGGGCTTATACTAATGCTTGTGCTAGACGCCTACTACGGTTAG
- a CDS encoding rubredoxin, with translation MPFWKCQICGYVFEGPQPPDKCPKCGAPKEQFKQLSEKEAELITRSRRSNYLHMKALTLLRELLNVAEEIAQDNLDPACVKIAGEEKEFATVAIQKIMAELEAHLKKGKWG, from the coding sequence GTGCCTTTCTGGAAATGCCAGATTTGTGGATACGTCTTTGAAGGTCCACAACCACCGGATAAATGCCCCAAGTGCGGCGCCCCCAAGGAGCAATTCAAGCAACTTTCAGAAAAAGAAGCGGAACTCATCACGAGGTCCAGGAGATCAAACTATCTTCACATGAAGGCCTTGACGCTTCTTAGGGAACTACTTAACGTGGCCGAGGAAATAGCCCAGGATAACTTAGACCCAGCATGCGTGAAGATCGCGGGCGAGGAGAAGGAATTCGCCACGGTGGCCATTCAGAAGATCATGGCCGAGCTAGAAGCCCACTTGAAAAAAGGCAAGTGGGGTTAA